The nucleotide window CACATTGTAGGATGCGTTCCCAAAGCATCCCCAACCCATCAAAGATTTTGTGAATAAAGATCTCCTCTCTCCTGTCAATCATCCTCATTAAGATTGTAAAAATTTTGTTTTGTTTTTAAAAATATTATGGCATAATATCCTTATTCCATGATTTAGATCCTATCGATGCCGACTTTTGAATATGTTTTACCGGTGATTCGAGGCATACAGGCCGGACGGGAATATTATGTTTCTATGTGTCCTCTGGGTATTTTGCCTAAGTTGTTTCCTTTGTCAGGGGAAGAAGTACATCCGGAAAGGCGATCGCAACGGAGAGTTAATTCCAGTCGAGTAAAACAACTTTCCCAGTATGTTTTTAAAAACCGAACGGATTATATTTTATCTGCGATTACTGCCTCTATTGATGCGGATGTGGTATTTGAACCTTTGGGGGAGAAGGGGGAAGAGAGGAAAATGGGAAGGTTGAGGATACCGATGGACGGGGAGCTAACCATACAGGATGGGTTACATCGTCGGGTAGCTTTGGAGAAGGTGTTAAAGGAAAACCCTGAGTTAAGTTATGAAGCGATCGCGGTTATTTTCTTTTTAGATATAGGATTGGACAGATGTCAACAAATGTTTAAAGATCTTAATAGTTATGGGATGCGATCGTCTTTGTCTTTGGCGGTACTTTATGATCATAGGGATAAGATGGCGGTAGTCACTCGGAAGGTTTTGGAGAGGGTGGGTAAGTTGCGGGAGTTGACGGAGGTGGAGAGGGATAGTTTAGGGAAAAATTCCCTTAAGCTGTTTACTTTATATCAGGTGTATCAGGAGACGGTGAGGGTTTTGGGGAATGATGGGGATAAGGGGT belongs to Gloeothece citriformis PCC 7424 and includes:
- a CDS encoding DNA sulfur modification protein DndB; this encodes MPTFEYVLPVIRGIQAGREYYVSMCPLGILPKLFPLSGEEVHPERRSQRRVNSSRVKQLSQYVFKNRTDYILSAITASIDADVVFEPLGEKGEERKMGRLRIPMDGELTIQDGLHRRVALEKVLKENPELSYEAIAVIFFLDIGLDRCQQMFKDLNSYGMRSSLSLAVLYDHRDKMAVVTRKVLERVGKLRELTEVERDSLGKNSLKLFTLYQVYQETVRVLGNDGDKGLDEQVELGVKYWQEKLFING